The DNA region cccgggccattgggacgaggacgctgcattagcggtatgtgtaatttacaTCTCATTTCAGTACCACATACTCGCGTAACAACGACTATAAATTGAAATtgttatttcttgtttgtttctacaggccgatatcatttatgatatctaTAGGGACGCAGCTAGTACTATGGACCGCCTCAGACAAAGGGTGCACCTCAGTGCGTCAGATGTAGCGGGGTTCGTCAAGCGGATTTTCGATAAGACCACGCGGgtcttgaagcttacctcttgtCGGTCCATCGCAGACGTCACAGGAGCACCTCCTAGGTCGAGTGAGGTCCACACCGAGTCGTCCAGGAGGTTTGATGTGTAtcgccgttcatcggtgtcggcacccacacggccTCCTGTACTACGACATGCAGGCTCAGACCCAATAGATACGGATTTTTCAATCGCACGGCGTTTAAATATATTCGTTCCTTACTGGTGCAttgattttaaacaaatattaggtgcacctacacacgtctCGACGCTACCACCTAGACCGAGCCCCGTGCCAACACCCTCACCACTCGCAGGCTACTCAGGTACTGGGTGACACTACATTCCCATACTTAATATATTCAATagttaaaattattttatatgaaTTGACTGAATAGTCTACTAAACATGGCTTCCTCATAGGCACCACAATCCAATGTAGACAAGCAAATAGTATCCGATAAACGTACACAAATTGAATCGAATAACACAAAACTGAAGCATCCACATACCTGCCATGGGCGAGCAGTGGCAGAGCCAGAATCTGAAGGATAGATATTTGAAGTTTCTCAGAAAAAAATGTTCAAtagcaataaaaaaatatgaaagattATAACAGCAAGAGTCCAAATATAAAATGTTTGACATAGTGATGATATCATAAGATTTCAAAATAGTAAAACGTTAGCGTTGTCGAACTAATCGTTAGCGTTGTCAAAGATGTGCTCGCCACTCGCTTTGGCGGCAGTATCGCGGCAGGTTATCGGCGTCTCGGcgaactttggtggcttaggaATTTCTCTCGGCGCTTTTCCGTGGCTACGTGCGGTGTGCGCCGTCACCGTAGAAAGACCCAAATAGGAAATAGCCTCTGGTTGACTAGTCGCACGTAACTACACGAACGAGAACTGACATCTTACAAAGAAGCCAAATAGCTAATAGCCCAACCAGCCAATACGATGTAAATGAATGGCAAAATGGACCTTGTGGCTTGCTAATCCTCAACGTCAAATAGGTTAGGTATACAAGGCCCTCTCATGGCAGAAACACATGCCACCAAGTTAGCTTGTAAGGTGATCAAAGCTCTCTGTATGAACCAGGTGATATATATCTCAGACAATCAATTCCTAGTGACAACTTTTCAAAAAGGAGACATAATTACTGCTCCAAGCCATTAGAACCTAAGACCACATCTAGCTGACTTTATAAAGAATAATCAAAGAATTCATTTTGAGATGTGCAAAATCAACAAGGAGATAAACAAAATTTCTCATAGCCTAGATAGAGCTGACCTGTTTACACTTGTAATCATATATTCTATGGTGTTCAATGCACTATTCTTGAGGCGTTGAAGAACCAGACTTTCACTTTCACCCGTGTAAAGTTTTTGCGTGTGAATGAAAATCCGGTGtttatcaaaaaagaaaaaaagttgtgGGTTATTGCCAATTAGTCTACTTCACATACTTTtcaattataaaaatacatagtatatatataatttttttggccAAAAAATAGGTATTCAACTGAATAACTATGAATCACTGTAGCTCCGCCCTGGGGCGAGGCTGTTTGCTTGTCTGTTACGGGTGGAAGTTACGTCCAGCAGTCATTAGCGTGTTGTAGCAACAGTAACAAGACTAGTTCAACTGACATCAACATTCATTTCACTATGAGCGATTCTTACGGCGCTTTGAACCAAAGTTTGACGCCCACACAAAAAGGCTGACGATGCCGGACGCTGCTCCAAATCCTGAACGGATGTCTGCAACCAACTCTCGCAGATCTCTCACGGTGCTAGCCAGCAATGACTCCCCCAACACTTTCTTCTGATTAGACATCCTCTGTGCAGTTCCTAGAAAAATTCAGGCAAAAATCAGGATCCAATTGCCTCGATTATCTCATAAGTTAATGCCATCAAACTGGAGATCACCTGCAAGGGCTGAGGGTGCCGGCTGGCCAAGTTGAGCCTCGGCTGTGTGAACAATGCCCATGGAACTTTTTACACCCTTTGTCAATTCTTGACTGATATACACAATGATGGCATTAGTGGTTTTGTTCACAAACATGAACAAGAAAGTATAGAAAGGGGCAAGTGATGCCGAACCACTACACCAAGTCATCAACTTCATGAAAGCGCTCCAATAAGGAAATAATTTGTGGTAAAATTGCATGCTTGCGTATATTACAGAAGTTGGTTAATTTTGTGCGCAATGACACATCCAATTTACCACaatagatgtttttttttgtgaaaatcacaataaatgttTGATGCACATTAGACTACTGGAGAATGGTGGATACAACAATCTATCTCCTCCATTCTAGGTTATCACCATTGCCAAGAATATTGCTACGTTTTCCTCAACAGATATATTGCTACATTATGTACCTTGTGAAGCATCAATTTACAGGGAGTCAAGTTGAACAATTGCATAATATGGATACGATCGAAAGATACTCTGATAACCAAcaactgaagaagaacaagtgAGAAGTATCACTACTCACCTTAGATCACTAAGATCCACGGCCAAGTCACTGACCTCCCTTCCAACTAGTCTCACTGAAGCCATAGTTTCAGGAAGCTTCTCTCTTGCTGAAtcgaagtatttttcaagaaacTCAGCTGCCCTCTTACATGCCTGAAATGGTTGACATATGCTCATCAATAGTAGTTACCTTACCTTCCCCGTATGAGAAGTTGCGGCGAATAGGCAACATACCAGCATGGAGCGAATTGCCGAAAAGAATATCATGCACGCAGATACAGCGACCTACAGAAGATAGATAGCATCTGTAATACAGAAACTGTAATCTTCTCAAATTATGCATATGCAAAATAAGAGTATACATACAAATGAAGAATGCAGTCCAAATTATGCGTCAGCAGACTTGGCAAGATGTGGATCTCTATGAGAATATTCACTCAGAATCCCAAACAGTTCAGTCAGATAAAAATGGTAGATTGGATATAAAATACATTTCATGATTGCAGCGAGTTTAAATATGATGCAGCAACAAGCGTGCAAACATTTCTCCATGAGTAAGAATATAGCTGAAACTATCAAATAAAATTCATCAGTGTCTCAGCGATGTTGAGTTTTCTGCAACTTAATTTTCCACATGTTATTAAAGTTGGAATTGCAGAACTGAGAACTTCCAGCCTCGTGTTTTGTGAATAACAAGTCCAAATATTCACATTGATACTAATAAAGGCGCCAAAGTCGAGAAAATCCAGCCTCGTGTTATGAACTTGAGCATAAATTGACTAGAAAATCGCCTCCATAAGCCTTTCACGCACAATAGGATCCCGCCTTCAAATTTCAATTTAGCGCCCACATAATTGCTGAGTCGCTAGTACCACCGCGGCCGAGGGCACTCGCTGGATTAGGAGCGTGAAGTGAGACGGGAGCACGGGGCCATACCGCGGAAGCAGCGACGGCGAGGACGACGAGGCCGCCGGCTGAACACCGTGGGGAGgtggagggggaggctgccacGGAGTAGTGGGAGCACGAGAGCCCCGGGGAGGCGACCGCGGCCACGGCCACGTGAGGCgtcgcggcggtggcggctacGGATGAGCCGCGGACGAGGAGGAGACTGCcacgcgggcggcggcggaggcatgCGGGGGCGGTGGTCGGCAGCGTGGGAGTCTGCGCGTGACGAGGGAGCGGAGACGACATGGGTGGGAGGGGTGGTGCGCTGCGAGCCTGCGACCTCTGCTCAGGATTGGAAGGCTGGCGAGTGGAGGCCGACTCGCTCTCAGGCCCTATGTTTTTTTATTACGGATTCTACCTAAAAACAAATAGTTACAATATAAAAATTGATTATTACAATCCACAAGTTATACTATAAAATCTTACGATCTATAATTTGATGAAAATAAGCTTTCATTTATTTTACATAATAGACTGAATTCTCACAATCTGAAACGAAAACAAAGAGGTCCTAAGTCACAACGTCATCCTCTCTGTCTCTTGAGAAACTAGCTAAGTATATATGTGTTACAACAAAACAGAAATATTAGATGTGttaacatcaatcacaaaatCAGAATATGGAGATGTAGATGTGTCGTCGCCGAACGAATACGTCGGGAGTGATGCCGTAGTTTAATTTTAAATAGGATTAAAAAATGAGGATGAGATTATTCgctaatttttcttctaatttatttatttatttttattattagtGAAAGTCCAAATTACTCTCATGAACTATGTTTGTTGTCCAAATAACCATCAGAACTTTAAAACTGTTTATTTAACCTCTAAGATTATTGTTTTTGATCACTTTTAATCCTAGGTTGTTTTGAACTCCGATTTAGCTAACATGGAAGCTAGTTTTCACCTTCCTGTCTAGGTCAGCATGCCGACATGAAGGGCCCGAATCGGTGCACAAAACCCTCGGCCCCCACCCTCCCGTGGGTTAGGGATTTGTCCGTTGTGGTTGAGGATTAGTTCGCCGTGGTTGGGGATTTGTTTGCCGGTGTCAAGCTAGGGTTAGGGATTTATGCCGTGGATCGGGCATGGAGGAGAGGAGCTTGAcgacatcatggccatagggtTTGTCTGCGAGCAGTAGGTGGCGTGCCTCCGGAGCGGTCGAGTCTTCGGTTCTTTACCAACATAAGTTGCTGGACTACGAACCACCCGCGTGGTGCCTGTGTTCGAGGAAGGCGACGATATGGATAGCTTGGAGTGATTCGAACCTAGAAAGAAGGTATTTGACTTGCACAAATCGTTGGATAAGGAGTCCCCCTTTGTTTGATTAGGTCCAAATTGAttgtttttttgtttgatttcttCGATTTTGTTAGAGTGAAGGGTGTGGGTACTGGTGTTGGCATGATTCAGAGCCGAGCCCATTCATGAGGCAATTGACTATGGATCTATATGATTCAGTGTATGAATTGAAGACAGAGAATGCATTTTTGCACAATACCATCCTGAAAGCTAAGAAGAAAGGTGGGCACATTGCAGAATTGTaggcaaaggaaaaaagaactgGGGACTAAGGATGAAGAAGTAcaagcaatgcatgcagaactgaagaagaaggggaaggggaagatcTGGACAGTGTTGGTCATGTTGCTGTTGTCGGGTGTGGTTATGTCACTTCAGCAGTAGTGTATAGAATTGTATGACTCTGATTATCATGTTTGTGTTCCAAAATTGTATTCCTATGATGACCTAGAACAATGTGATGTTGAATGAAAATCTATGTTTGTGACAGTGTTATGTAGTACATTGTGCATTTCATTTTGACTGAAACTAATAGGAAGTGAATATGAAACTGAAACTGATAGGAAGTGACTAAAACTCATTGAAACCGAACTAAACATATATTACAGGGGATGAATTCATATATTACAGGACAATAACTCAACCTTACTCAACTAAGTTGCACAGTCATAGacttatattacaagttcaacTAGCAAAAGAACCCTAATTGAGTTGCAAAAGAACCATAACTGAAATAAGATATTTCATTTCTTCACATTCCTAGAGCTTGTTTGACATTTTGCTTCTTTTGTCCCCTTGGATCTTGTTGTCATGCTGCTCTGTGATGGCAGTTCAACTTCAGGCTGTGAAGTCCCCTTTGCCTTCTTGGACCTCTTCAGTGGTCTGCTACACTTATGAACTAGTAATTCAAACTGTGATGAGAGATGCAAGTTATTGTACTGGATCATACATGACAAATGCAGTTTATTAtacctctctagctctctcaaGAATGTTTCTTTTCCTATCAGTAGTATTCATTGGGCAACTCCTTATATTGTGATATATTTTCTGGAACATGCTACATCTCCCTTTAATGCTCACTCTTGAGATATTGGTGCCCTTTCTTGACTCCCCTAattcccttcttttttctttccttggTCTGCCAAGCATCTTCACATAGGCAGGAGGATCGGGCTGATGGTGATCAGTTTATGGCCACTGCATCATGCCTTCCATTGGCATCATACAATGGTCCTTGATCCTATTGTACTGCCCAATTGAGTAACACTATGCTAAATAGTCCTCTAGCTGCTTAGAACTAACACCAAATAATTCAGTAATAGCATGTGGACAAGGAATACTTGCCAATTGCCAATACCTGCATGAGCACGTCCTTTTCTCAAAGTCAAATGTATACCTTTTGTCTTTCTCTTTGACTTCAAAGCTATCTTCTCCATTCCAAATGGCTTGACACTGTCCAGCTTGGTCAATGTATTTGTTGAGCTTCTTCAATACGTTTGGGCAGGTTCTAGATGACCATCTCACTAACTTGCTTCTATTATGCTGAATCCTCACATAAACCATAGTCATGATGCCCTCAAGCAAGGAGATGATTGTCTATGCTTTGATGTCCAGTATCCAATTGTTGAATCTTTCACATATATTGTTATCTACACTGTCACAGTTGGACCCTATCCTAAATCAGGCTCTACTCCATTTCATAGGTTCCTTGCTCATCatgtcctttgcatcatatgGAGTAAGTTAGGCTAACAGAGCTCTGTAGAAGTTAAAGTATAGGGTGCATGAAGTCTTGGCACATTTACAGAAAGGCTTTTGGAAGGTTTGATCCATGTATTTCTTCCTCTAGTTTGCATACATGTGCCTGGTGCACATTCTATGCTCCACCTGTGGCAACATCTCACCAACTGCACTTTTAAGTCTCTACAAAAGGTAGAAGCATAGTATGGTCACAACTTAGAGCATATGTATGGTTACAACATGCATATGCAACAAGAATTACCTTTTGTTGGTTAGAGATTAGAACATAACCATATCCTCTAGAAGGTATCTCCAAGTCTTTCTGCATAAATTCCAAAAACCATAACCATGTATCTTTGGTCTCTTTTTCTACCATAGCTCATGATACAAGATATATCTGAATATTTGAATCGCTGCCTAGTGCACACAACAATTCACCATTGCAAGTCGCCTTAAAGAAGCAACCATCTAATCATATCACTTTTCTGCAACCAGTTATGAATCCTCTCTTGCAAGCATCAAAGAAAACATATATCCTCTGGACAACAGGACAACTGTACTCTggatccaagcacactgcaaGAGTGCTACTAGGATTACTCCTAAGAATTTCAACCTGGTACTCAAACACCTCGACATATTCACCTTTGATAGCCTCGTATATCCTCAGCATCACAATTCCCTTGGACAGGGACACATCAACAA from Phragmites australis chromosome 8, lpPhrAust1.1, whole genome shotgun sequence includes:
- the LOC133926532 gene encoding uncharacterized protein LOC133926532 isoform X1, translated to MSSPLPRHAQTPTLPTTAPACLRRRPRGSLLLVRGSSVAATAATPHVAVAAVASPGLSCSHYSVAASPSTSPRCSAGGLVVLAVAASAVAVSACMIFFSAIRSMLACKRAAEFLEKYFDSAREKLPETMASVRLVGREVSDLAVDLSDLSQELTKGVKSSMGIVHTAEAQLGQPAPSALAGTAQRMSNQKKVLGESLLASTVRDLRELVADIRSGFGAASGIVSLFVWASNFGSKRRKNRS
- the LOC133926532 gene encoding uncharacterized protein LOC133926532 isoform X2; the protein is MPPPPPAWQSPPRPRLIRSRHRRDASRGRGRGRLPGALVLPLLRGSLPLHLPTVFSRRPRRPRRRCFREIHILPSLLTHNLDCILHLYVAVSACMIFFSAIRSMLACKRAAEFLEKYFDSAREKLPETMASVRLVGREVSDLAVDLSDLSQELTKGVKSSMGIVHTAEAQLGQPAPSALAGTAQRMSNQKKVLGESLLASTVRDLRELVADIRSGFGAASGIVSLFVWASNFGSKRRKNRS